The region TAGAATTTCGCTATTCCTGATTCGCAATGAGGAAATTGCTTCACCATCCCCGTCCCGCGGGATTCCTGTGGACCCCACTGCATGATTAGATCCTAGCcattgatgaaaatttttttaatcatagccatcgatttgttttaaatttttttaccctTGTTTTTATCCCTAGTGGTTACCAAATATCACGACCAACTATATCTCCACCGCCCATGATCTTCTATTGTCGTAGAAAAAATAAACTCCCAATCTCCCTTCCGTTTCTTTCATGGTGGTGCCGCCGGCAAGCACTAGTGGATCTTCTTTTCGAGAGTTTGTTCGCTTCTTTCAAGGTAGGATCCTAGAGCTTTGTacataattttaatgattattattgatgctTTTTGGCTCttgatttcttcctttttgaaaCCCTGAAATTTGTTCCTATTTGTGATTCACTTTTAAACCTTAGATTTAGCccttgagtttctagggtttgttcccAATTTGTAGTTGAGGGAAAATTGTTCCTCTTTTGATGTGTACACCTAAACATATTCTTAGGATGTTTGACCgtgatgtttttatggatttaatcacgtctcaaggatgagattttgcatgatatatttgatgtaatgtgaagtatagttgattgagGGATAATCTTTCGCCatgagaaaggaattgttagttgatttaatttaataggtttcagattttcgtTTTTGACAATAACAGAAATCCCTCTCTGATTTTAGGGATTTTAGAGgaagaatttggaggagagtaaaatatgaaagttgtagattttgatgttacctaaataccTGCAAAATTCAGATTTATTGCATCTGTAGTCAGTGAGATATAGCCTTATTAGTATAATTTTttcggatgatatttctgtgcaaaacttgaagaatcatggccaattttgattattagggagattgaattagataagatgaaaaataagaaagtcgttcatttttgagttgttttgattttcagtacaatttcattatgtttggagttgtaggttaagagatatgaatattttaaaagtatatgtctgaattataattttgcaaaaatagttagagattcaattgaatgttataaattgagttgtactctaaattatgtgaatttcggctatgtcatagtgttaggtgtctattattcccagaatttttaaatttgtgatttggaaaagtgtaaGTGAAGTTAAGAGGtttttagtactcattgatcatgttgaaattattgatatgacttttagagtgggtaattgctattgtaccctcacaataatcaatatttgggagtgtaaaataatagtttcaaatttttgcatttgtacccttctaaatttttttttatactattgcttgttagcctcgattttgttatttaaagctaataggatctcttcccaaatataggacatgccaaaggtgtaaggtttgggagtattttttggcgttaatcaggtaagtatccaaCATATACAccttattatatgtatatacttgaaaattcaagttttgtgaacttttagaatttttaaagaaaattattgattattttggcatatatattttgaattatttatttattattatttttgaaatcactttgaattatttgaaactttgagttaatgatattttattttggattagaattatctgaaaggtttaaatatttattttaaattcggattatttaatttctaaaattttagatagtttatctaaatatgtattattccaattatgaatttcagatatgttttagttaatttctgattaattattattattatttttttaaattatctgttcatgtttggattcaagtaACTGGTTTATTCTGCTatgataaaatgggatcatgcgactattaaaaattttgtttggcaaattattCGTATTATGCCCAATGcgaattttgtttgtttattgttttgtgagcatgcagtattttgacatagaaactagtccccaaactaactttgcaataaccctatcACTGGAGGTTAAACACtaaccgtgtcgacatgtactctgatatagaaactatagtttcccaccgctttccgttggtgaagaataatggcctctaataaatctggctcgggtcaccgagggtaaaaatatgagttctgataattctggctcgggtcaccggggtaaatatatgagttctgttattttgttttggcaatagttgtttggtggacctatatgctcagttttgacatctttgtttacttgaaataattctGATTTCcgattttctcattttgataaattatgattttgtgtaaatgatcccaaaatatttattgggtgcttactgggctatcaagctcataatttgttatttaatatcttttcataTCAAGAGTAGAGTTGAATGGCGGATAGCTTAGGAGGGATCGTTAGGCAATCGTCGagtattagcatgtaataagtctcTTTTTTTGTGggtctatgttttatttgaacaagtttatattgttttttgtaatccactgagtttgattctttgttctgttttggatcaggaTTTTGAGGCCTTGTTTGCCTACTTGGTTttggccttgtaggtgtacgaccgtttgtcggcgtcccgggtccatagagctgggttcggggcatGACAATTCCCTATTTGGACAAAAGGTCATAATTCAATGCCTCACCACAAACCTTTTCTGTTGGAATTAAAGTTGATTCTTGTGAAGAGGCAGGGCTGAGGAGGTGAGATTGGGGATGATGGTGCAATTGAAGGCACCACCGGGGATGGAGATGAGGCGAATGGTTTTGAGGTGGATGGTGGTCTGTGGTCAGGTGGTTATGATTCTTATGAAGAGAGAGTCGTAGACAAAGTTTGTGCAATGCCAGAATCTAACAGATGTAGATGAAATTAACCGGATGTAAATAATGTtagtttttttcatatatatatatatatatatatatatatattggttgatTCCATAATTGGAGCTAAAAGTCTAATTGGATGTAGATAATgttagtttttcatattttcttttgttgagtttATAATTAGAGCCAAAAGTCTAATCAGATATAAATAatgttagttttttatttagTCCATAATTAGAGCTAAAAGTTAGATAATGTTaggtttttcatatttttttaaaaataagtatttttttttttatgacaaatctATGTGTTGGTTTAATTTATATAAGAGACCTCatatctattttaaattattattagttcATAATAACTAGTTTATGTGATTGGcccaattaaattaaaattggagTTATTTGTATTATTACTTAGgcctttagtttttttttatattagaaaaaaaattatatatataaatatatataatttccatCAGGTCGGGATCTCGGTGGGAATGGAGGGCATTCCCCGCCCTATGTCCCCATCTAGGAGAAGGGACATTTAGGAGAAGGGGACAAGTTACCCCTgtccccgtccccgtccccACGATGGAGAGCAAGGTTGTCATAGGCATAAGGCGCAAGGCGCAGGCGCCCGAGCGACACTAGGcacacttagaaaaaaaatgaaagagtttATAAACTGTTGTATAGATTAATATCATAGAAGGCACCAACATGCATAATGACATAATAAGTTCAAATGTTCAAGACCAAAATGCAATAATGTGATATAATGCACCCATTGAGTCCTAACTCCTAACTCATAATAAAAACTAGCCACTAATCACTTTCatcatcaaaatattcaaaaccatcaagtgcttcataattatcatcatcaccaaCTCCATCAAATTTCTCTTCAACTTCATCATTCTCTTCATCAAAATAATCATCTCCAAGATTTTCTTCCTCATCATTGCCATCTCTAGAAATTAAGGGGGTTCTCAAACTAGTAAATGATGGCTTCATTGCCTTCTCTTTCCCCTTTGATGGCCTTGAACTTTAAGCACTAGTATTTATTCCCTTTCCTCCTCCTCGACCTCGAGCAGTATATGCATTTTCATCAACCCCTGCCGCTCTTTCAACTGCATCCCAAGTAAGGTCATCATCACCAAACACTAGTTCATCATCTCCTTGCTCTTTTTCTAGTGTACCTATCAACCACTCATTTGCATTATCAATACCTTGTAAAGAAATGGGGTCAATGCAATCATAGTCATCATATCGACGCTTTAGTGCTCGGTTATATTTCACAAAGACCAAATCATTCAACTTTTGTTGATCAAGTCTATTCCTTTTTTTAGTATGAACctgaaaaaacaaagacaacattatatatttattatagtaTATAGTTAAGGGCCTTAGGGGTTAATCTACAATAttaaaaggaaaacaacaaTATCTAATATACAAGTATAATTCTTACATGTTCAAAAATACTCCAATTATGCTCGCAACCGGATACGCTACAAGTTAGACTGAGTACTTTGATTGCAAAATCTAGCAACTCTGGAGTTGAGGCTCCATAAGATTTCCACCATTCGCctattaatgaaattaattaataacaaagttagttacacacttacacaatagtATAAGTTAAATCTTATCAATTTataacaaaagttacaaaactTACGTACATGGTGATTTCAAATTTGGATTCCTAATTGCCAAGTTTCTTCCAAATATGCCACCCGCATTATGATATATACTCATTTGATTGTTGATTTTGTCTTGACATGAAGCATCAGGAACCAATCTCTCTAGAGTTTTAAGCACTCCATCCATTATCTCACTAGTCCTGATAATCTCCATTGGGTTGGCATAAAAAAATTCCGGATTAAGATAGTGCCCAGCCGCATGCAAAGGTCGGTGAAGTTGACATTCCCATCGTTTGTCAATGATATCAAACACATCTTTgtattgttcttcattttctccaaaCGACTTTGCTATAGCTTCCTTGGCCCTATCCATGGCTTCATAAATGTATCCCATAGCCGGTTTTTTCTCACCATCAACCAATCGAAGCACACTAACTAGAGGGCcgaaaatctttaaaatatatacaatgcTTGTCCAAAATCTTGTCATCATTATACTAGCTTGTGCTTTTTTCCCGGCAAATTTCCTTTGACCGCTTACTCTTTTCCCATTCTTCAGAAGTAAACATTTTCCTCAAACAATTCTTCAATTTATGGATTCGTTGAAGTGTGAGAAATGTCGTGGCAAACCTTGTAACACCCGGCCTAACAAGTTCTCTTTGACCGGTAAAACTCCTCAACATATTAACCATGCCCGGTTGAACATAAATGAAGAAGTTTAAGCTGATTGCTCTTTGTACAGTTCTTTTCACATTTGGCATCTTACCAATATCTtccaaaatcaaatccaaacaaTGTGCGGCACAAGGAGTCCAAAacaaattcttatatttttcttccaaGCGCTTACctgaaaataaattcaaaaatcatcaaataaatgaACACTTTGAGTTAATAAAGTAATCAAATAATATGTAATAGGATACGATGGATAGATTAATTTTATACCTGCGAAGACATTAACAGATGCGCTATCAGTAACTACTTGTATGACATTTTTCTCTCCAACACGTTGAACCATGCGATCAAGCAACTCAAACATTTTTTCTCCAGTTTTTGCATAACCCGAAGCATCAATAGATTCTAAGAACACAGTTCCTTTTGGAGAATTCaccaaaaaatttatcaatgtcCTATTCCTCTTGTTTGTCCAACCATCAGCCATTATAGAGCAACCATAATGTGCCCATTCTTTTTCATAGGATTGTAGTATCTTTTTGCCATCCTCCATTTCTTTATTAAGCAAGGAGACATGGACCTCATGGTAGCTAGGTGCTTTCATGCCAATCCCATATTGACCAATTGCATCGATCATTACttgaaattgaggatatttAACGGCATTAAATGGAATCGCTGCATCATACAACCATCGAGCTATTTCTCTACATGCTCGTTCCCGCAACTCCTTCTTGCAAGTTTCATTGATTGTTGTTTGCTTCagatttctttccttttttcttgaattttcagCATTTTGTGTGAAGTATAAATCTATTGACCCCTTTTGTCGTTGTCGTTTCTTTGCATTCAAATTTTACTACTTCCTTGGTGCGAGCTCATCATAATggttttttcatcttcatcttcttcatcaccgCCAAAAGCATCTACTTCAATAATATTATCCGGAAAATTACCTTCAAACATCCTGCTTGCATTAACCTTATTTATCATAAAAGACTGAATCTCTTCTCGCACAGGTGGTGGGCATCTTTGACAAATGGTTGTATTTCTAAAACCTCCCACAATATGTTGTTTAGCTCTAAATATTCCACCTTTTGTAACTTTATCGCAAAAGTTGCATTTCAAATCattcttgttgtttggattaaTGCATTGAACATATTTCCAACATGGATCACTTTTTCCACTTGATGATGAAATAGTCTTCTCATTTGAAGAAGCCATATACCTATCAAAGATAAAATGGTTGAGCATTTAATTACATATGTATAACTGCATAAGTGTATAACTAAAACATCAATCATTTAACTAACACATTTATTCTCATCCAAATTCCTTCTAACTTGTATTGTTACTTGATGCAATGCAATTATGCAAGAAGCTTTAAGATACAATCATACAAAATAGTTAAAGaaatatattagttttaattctTAATTGTTGAGATCCCTTCATTTTTCTTGCTGCATAATCTTATTGATGTCAACAGTATTACAAGAACAATTTAATGAACAACAGGCTACAACATATCATGCAAGAGAACatcaaccaatatatatatatatatatatatttctttaatatttaatgcacaaattataacaaaattaaatttaaaaaatcaacaattaCACAAATCTCAGATGAGGAGGTGGTGTTGATCCAGCCGGATGCAAGTGAGATGCAAGGGAGATAAGGCAGTGCCACGGTGCTGATTCAATCGGATGCAAGGGAGAGGTGGCGGTGCCGCGGTGCTGATTCAATCAGAGGCAAGGGAGAGATGGCGATGCCGCGGTGCTGATTCAATCGGATGCAAGGGAGAGGTGGCGGTGCTAATCCGGATGTAGGGGAGAGGTGGCGGACCTGGCGGTGCTGATTCGGATGCAAGGGAGAGGTGGCGGTGTTGATTCAGATGCAAGGAAGAGGTGGCGGTGCTGATCTGGAATCCAGATTCAAGGGATAATTCGGGGTGCTGATCCAGCCGGATGCAAGGGAAAGGGGAGGAGTGACGGCTGAGGGTTTGGAGATTTTCTATGGATAAGATTGGTTGATTTGTTGATATGTGGATTAGATTAGGTTTCTCCAATTTAAATCATCAAGATGCAAATATGTGGATGAgattaaaactttaaaacaagATGTGTGGCCATGATTTAAAGTAGAAATGAATGGGAAAAAATCTACTGCATATCATGGAGGCGCGCCTAGGCCTTCGCCTGGCGCCTGGGCTCAGAGGCGCGCGCCTCCTTGACACCACCCGCCTCATGTGGATAAAGGCCCACACGGGTGAGCCTCGTGCGCCTCAGGCGTGCATGTGACAACCTTGATGGAGAAAATCGGGGAATCCTTGTTCCTGCCAGAAAAGGTCACTATGAAGATTGGGGATTCCGCGGCCATTACCATAAAACCATGGTTAAAATCTAAGGGGTCGTTTGTTACCATGTTTGGATATCAAAGTTGTATGTTTCGAAAagcacaaaagtaaaaaaataataatattgtaaaattttgtattattttcttaatttatattaatataattttttatattagtacaCAAAATTAAGTTATATTAGTAAACAAAGTActttttaatatgtattttataaaaaatataaaaataatgagatgtcaaatttttataaatttgtgttagtgacaaaaaaaaaaaagaacacatcatatatagtttttttgtaaaaattaggAATAAAAAAGTTAAAGGAGATTTCACAAGAAAAATCTCAAATCACTAACCATCTTTAtcttaaatttcttatcttaaaaatattacaaataaatctAAAAGAAATGGGAGAATAAATTTTGAGATCGGaaagaccaagaaaaaaattgtgaagaaaaaaaagagttgaAAATCTTGGAATGCTTGTCTTAACCATTAATACTTATGAGAAAAGGATagtaattaatgtctttaatggGTTAGGATAATGTTTtgaaaacaatttcaaaatagttgaaaacataaaaattatgtttccactttttttgaaaacatggatgttgttttcaaaattttgaaaacaaaaatagtttgccaaacatgtttttcttgttttgtttccaaaatttggaattgacaacaaaaataaagatttggcAACAATGCCAAGTGAGCcctaaattgtttattttatcactcgcgaatatattaaaaaaaaagggccaAATCCAATAGATTTTAGGGAGGTAAACttaaaaaacaacatattaCATTCATTCACTGTGGACGCCACCCCGCACTAAGAATGCTTACAATgctaaaatttttgatttttccttaATCGCTTTCTCCTTGTTAGCTTGCATTGGAAACTTAGTTGTAACGAGGAATTCCTAGGCTTCCATCACATCCATACCTTCTGATAACCATTCATTTTTAACTCCAGTGCTTCCTTCTTCCCCACTTGATCCTTGAAGGATTGAAGTGTTGACAAAGCTTTTGGTAGCCGTGAGTAAGGTTGAGAGATTTCCGGCTCTGTCAACTAGTCAACAGTTTTAGAAGTAGGTTTGTTGTCTTGCTGATTTGTAGGTGAATTGCTTTGCAAGTTTATCGTGAGTCGTagcattttaaaataatgagtGTTGTATTACTCGttgttttatttagaatttaatgaGTGCTAAGTTTGCATGATCCTTGTTCACCTAAGTTTTGTAGAGATTATCTAACCCTTGTTTGATGATAGAAccaaccaacaaaaaaacaatgcatAGTAtatgatttcatatatatatatatatatatatataatgtctgTATGTGTATGTTTAATAACTTTTGCTAAGCTTCTGCAATCTCGATGACCGTtcccttgtatatatatatatatatacacatttagATTCTTGTGAAACTGGTGCTCAGCTGAGCTTATTTCAG is a window of Dioscorea cayenensis subsp. rotundata cultivar TDr96_F1 chromosome 5, TDr96_F1_v2_PseudoChromosome.rev07_lg8_w22 25.fasta, whole genome shotgun sequence DNA encoding:
- the LOC120259939 gene encoding uncharacterized protein LOC120259939; translation: MGYIYEAMDRAKEAIAKSFGENEEQYKDVFDIIDKRWECQLHRPLHAAGHYLNPEFFYANPMEIIRTSEIMDGVLKTLERLVPDASCQDKINNQMSIYHNAGGIFGRNLAIRNPNLKSPCEWWKSYGASTPELLDFAIKVLSLTCSVSGCEHNWSIFEHVHTKKRNRLDQQKLNDLVFVKYNRALKRRYDDYDCIDPISLQGIDNANEWLIGTLEKEQGDDELVFGDDDLTWDAVERAAGVDENAYTARGRGGGKGINTSA
- the LOC120259940 gene encoding uncharacterized protein LOC120259940, which translates into the protein MIDAIGQYGIGMKAPSYHEVHVSLLNKEMEDGKKILQSYEKEWAHYGCSIMADGWTNKRNRTLINFLVNSPKGTVFLESIDASGYAKTGEKMFELLDRMVQRVGEKNVIQVVTDSASVNVFAGKRLEEKYKNLFWTPCAAHCLDLILEDIGKMPNVKRTVQRAISLNFFIYVQPGMVNMLRSFTGQRELVRPGVTRFATTFLTLQRIHKLKNCLRKMFTSEEWEKSKRSKEICREKSTS